Genomic segment of Bacteroidota bacterium:
AAATAGGATCGATATAGAAATTTCTCCCAATCCTGCTGATAATTTAATACAAATACAAAGTAATTTACTGTGGCAAAATTGCGATATAATTGATGTAAACGGGCGGGCTATTAAACATGTTGAATATACGAGTTCCATTGATTGCATAAATATGGAAAATGGATTTTATTTACTGCGGTTTTTTGATGGGGAATCACAACTAATTGGCACAGGTAAATTTATAGTTCAACACTAAGAGCTCCACACTGTGTTAGGCAGTGTCTTCACAAGGAATTAAACAAAGCATGATGTGTTATTTATTTTGATTATTTGAATAATCATTTGGTGATAATATTATGGTGAGACGCTGCTGTATTCATGATCGGCAGCGACTCACGGCTGGTTTATTTTAATTGTGTGAAGACACTGCCTTTGCAGTCTCTAAAAAAAAATCCCGCCAAAAGGCGGGACCCACATCAAAATGAATAAAGCGATCACTATTTAATTAACGTAACCTGCTTTACTGTTACTGCGCTATGAGAAATAAATCTTAAAAGATATTCGCCGGAATTCAGGTTAGAAATGTTTATTTCATTGGAGGCTCCGTTGAGAATATCGGTGGTTAATTTTTGTCCGAGTGTATTGTAAACTTCTACATTAAGATCTTCGTATAATTCAGAAGTTTCAATATGTAAAATACCTGTAGTTAAAGTTGGAAATACAGAGATATTTAACTGAGGTAAGGCATTAACAATGTCGGTTTGGGTTACTTCAATAGTTTTGCAACTTTGATCGTCACCATACTTATTTTCAGCATTTAAACATACCAGAAAATTTCCGGTTGTTGTATATGCGTGCAAAGGTTCAAATTGTGTAGATGTAGAACCATCACCAAAATCCCAATTATAAGTATCGGCGTCAACACTTAAATTATTAAATGTGAAAACATTTGCAGCAGCGCTATAATCATATTCTGCTGTTGGATCATAAGGTTCAAATCTGCTGTAATCAAAAGCGCGGTATAATACATCGTTGTCTAATGTAATTGCATCCGGAGCAGTTGTTTCGGTGGAAGTTCCCGGATCCTGATCTTGTTGCCATAATACATGTACTTTATTACTGATAGTGCTCCAATAAACGGCAGGATTTACATTTTCAAAATTCTGTTCTGCAACATAAGTTAAATTAATTGGAGGCGACCAACTAATTCCTCCGTCGGTAGAATAAAATCCAAACAGATCTCTGAATGATTGAGCTTCGGCAACAGTAGGATCATCAAAATAATCGGTGAATTCAACGGGATGTGTATACACAACATATATATATCCGGTGAGTGGATCAACAGTTGCTGATGCCTGTGAAGTAAATCCGCAACCATAATTCGGAAGGTCGGCACCAATTCCTAAAAACGGATCACCATCTTCATCCCAATCAACTAATGCAAAATCAAGATATTGAACACTATCAGCACCAAAAGATTCATTCCAGTACCATAATCCTGTTACACCGGGAAAATAACTCCATCCATCATCATCAGGAGTAACATCTAATATTCGTGTTGCTCCGGTCCATACATGCATCATTCCACTATTATCAATTGCCAGTGCTATATTTCCATCTTGTGAAGTAATGGTATCGGCAACTCCATCAGCATCAATATCTGAAATGGTATTTCCATTGAAATTCGGAATAGGCCATTCAATTAATCTTGTTCTTGTCCATGAACCTATATCTCCATTTGAATTTGATTTCCAAACTGCAAGGTCATTAATATTTTCTCCGGCTGCAATATATACATTATCACCTATTGCGCGAATAGTATAACATTCTGCACCCATTATACTATATCCATTTGCAGTATCAATTCCTGGTAAACGGAAATGTGTAATATCCCAGGTTGCACCACCATCTGAAGAACGATAATATAACATATAATCATTTTCATTTGCGGCATCATCGTTGGCCGCTAATAAATGAATATAATTGGAACCCTGGGCACATGCTGCGCGAGGCCATGTTCCATGTAATAACAATGAATTTGCATCTTCTGTCCAATTAGTTGATCCGGTAGCATCATTTTTAAATATAACAAGATTGTTACTTCCGTCATGAGCAAAATACATTTCATGATCTCCAACATTTATCATTGCAGGAAATCCTGTTCTGTAATCTTCGATACGCGTATCAGGAATTGCACCCCAATTTGCACCATCATAATTATTAAAAAATGTTCCGCGATCAGTTCTTGCTTCTGCCGTGCTTGTAGAACCTGTCCATACGGCAGAAACTTTATTATCGGGATATACCAATAATCTGTTTGGTGCCGATGCATTTGTTACCAGATCGTAGGAGCTATAACCAACATAATCGCCGGCTACTCTTGAACCATTTGATATTTTATAAAAACTTTGATCTTGTAAAGGAACTCCTTCCCGATCTTTTGCATATTGCATATAACTTTTATCAGAAACTGCAATAGTAGTTTTTTTCAACG
This window contains:
- a CDS encoding T9SS type A sorting domain-containing protein, with the protein product MKKIVYIILALSTINGVIAQNATADKQAALKKTTIAVSDKSYMQYAKDREGVPLQDQSFYKISNGSRVAGDYVGYSSYDLVTNASAPNRLLVYPDNKVSAVWTGSTSTAEARTDRGTFFNNYDGANWGAIPDTRIEDYRTGFPAMINVGDHEMYFAHDGSNNLVIFKNDATGSTNWTEDANSLLLHGTWPRAACAQGSNYIHLLAANDDAANENDYMLYYRSSDGGATWDITHFRLPGIDTANGYSIMGAECYTIRAIGDNVYIAAGENINDLAVWKSNSNGDIGSWTRTRLIEWPIPNFNGNTISDIDADGVADTITSQDGNIALAIDNSGMMHVWTGATRILDVTPDDDGWSYFPGVTGLWYWNESFGADSVQYLDFALVDWDEDGDPFLGIGADLPNYGCGFTSQASATVDPLTGYIYVVYTHPVEFTDYFDDPTVAEAQSFRDLFGFYSTDGGISWSPPINLTYVAEQNFENVNPAVYWSTISNKVHVLWQQDQDPGTSTETTAPDAITLDNDVLYRAFDYSRFEPYDPTAEYDYSAAANVFTFNNLSVDADTYNWDFGDGSTSTQFEPLHAYTTTGNFLVCLNAENKYGDDQSCKTIEVTQTDIVNALPQLNISVFPTLTTGILHIETSELYEDLNVEVYNTLGQKLTTDILNGASNEINISNLNSGEYLLRFISHSAVTVKQVTLIK